Proteins encoded in a region of the Salvelinus fontinalis isolate EN_2023a chromosome 17, ASM2944872v1, whole genome shotgun sequence genome:
- the LOC129814173 gene encoding cAMP-responsive element modulator-like isoform X2, which produces MAVTGDETESAATGDMPAYQLRSPTSGLPQGLVMAASPGSLSMHSPPVHTEEVTRKREVRLMKNREAARECRRKKKEYVRCLENRVGVLENQNKTLIEELRALKDIYCHKNE; this is translated from the exons CTGCCACTGGAGATATGCCAGCGTACCAGCTGCGTTCGCCCACATCGGGCCTGCCCCAGGGCCTGGTGATGGCTGCGTCCCCAGGCTCCCTGTCCATGCACAGCCCCCCGGTGCACACTGAGGAGGTCACACGCAAGAGGGAGGTCCGCCTCATGAAGAACAG GGAGGCTGCACGGGAGTGCCGCAGGAAAAAGAAAGAGTATGTCCGGTGTCTGGAGAACCGCGTGGGCGTGCTGGAAAATCAAAACAAGACCCTCATCGAGGAACTCCGAGCATTAAAGGACATTTACTGCCACAAGAACGAGTAG